One genomic region from Pseudoduganella lutea encodes:
- a CDS encoding histidine phosphatase family protein has translation MFRSLAASLFALASLQLPVFAASAADETALWKRLASGGHVIVMRHAATTPGVGDPSGFRLGDCKTQRNLSPAGRADAKAIGAAFHAHAVPPGRVLTSRYCRCVDTAELAFGRAEPAEMIDSTWQQDSATQDRKVAAVRKYVATFSEPGNLVLVTHDVNVRALTGESLAQGEMVVAKAKADGSLEVLGTLGVPRPGR, from the coding sequence ATGTTCCGTTCCCTTGCCGCCAGCCTGTTTGCGCTGGCCTCGTTGCAACTGCCCGTGTTTGCCGCATCCGCCGCCGATGAAACTGCGCTGTGGAAGCGGCTCGCCTCGGGCGGTCACGTGATCGTCATGCGCCATGCCGCCACCACGCCCGGTGTCGGCGATCCGTCCGGTTTCAGGCTGGGCGATTGCAAGACCCAGCGCAACCTGTCGCCCGCGGGGCGGGCCGATGCGAAGGCGATCGGCGCGGCGTTCCACGCCCATGCGGTGCCGCCCGGCCGCGTGCTGACGAGCCGCTATTGCCGCTGCGTCGATACGGCGGAACTGGCCTTCGGCCGCGCGGAGCCCGCCGAAATGATCGATTCCACCTGGCAGCAGGACAGCGCCACGCAAGACCGGAAGGTCGCCGCGGTGCGGAAGTACGTGGCCACGTTCAGCGAACCGGGCAACCTGGTGCTGGTGACGCACGACGTGAACGTGCGCGCGCTGACGGGCGAGAGCCTGGCGCAGGGCGAGATGGTGGTGGCCAAGGCAAAGGCCGATGGCAGCCTGGAGGTGCTGGGAACGCTCGGCGTGCCGCGACCGGGACGGTGA
- a CDS encoding UDP-glucose--hexose-1-phosphate uridylyltransferase: MFDPTDHPHRRFNPLIGEWVLVSPHRAKRPWQGQQEAIDNSPRPSHDPTCYLCAGNTRVNGEVNPDYKGTFVFDNDFAALLPDTPDAPASTDPLFQNTSARGTSRVICFSPDHGKSLPELDLPALEQVVDTWCAQAEELGKSYPWVQVFENKGQAMGCSNPHPHGQVWANSFVPNSPVKEDVQQRDYLAKHGRPMLLDYVEREAAAGERTVVQTEHWLAVVPYWASWPFETLLLPRFEVKRLDDLTREQRADLAVALKALTIKYDNLFQTSFPYSMGWHGAPYGSDDTQPWQLHAHFYPPLLRSASVRKFMVGYEMLAEAQRDLTPEQAAARLRELPDVHYLQRQ; encoded by the coding sequence ATGTTCGATCCCACAGACCATCCGCACCGTCGTTTCAACCCCCTCATCGGCGAGTGGGTGCTTGTTTCCCCGCACCGCGCCAAGCGCCCGTGGCAGGGCCAGCAGGAAGCGATCGACAATTCCCCGCGCCCATCGCACGACCCGACCTGCTACCTGTGTGCCGGCAATACGCGCGTCAATGGTGAAGTCAATCCCGACTACAAGGGCACCTTTGTCTTCGACAACGACTTCGCCGCGCTGCTGCCGGACACGCCGGACGCGCCTGCCAGCACCGATCCGCTGTTCCAGAACACGAGCGCGCGCGGCACGAGCCGCGTGATCTGCTTCTCGCCGGACCATGGCAAGTCGCTGCCGGAACTGGACCTGCCGGCGCTGGAACAGGTCGTCGATACCTGGTGCGCGCAGGCCGAGGAACTGGGCAAGTCCTATCCGTGGGTGCAGGTGTTCGAGAACAAGGGCCAGGCGATGGGGTGCTCGAACCCGCACCCCCATGGCCAGGTGTGGGCGAACAGCTTCGTGCCGAACTCGCCGGTCAAGGAAGACGTGCAGCAACGCGACTACCTGGCGAAGCATGGCCGCCCGATGCTGCTCGACTACGTGGAGCGCGAAGCCGCTGCCGGCGAGCGCACCGTGGTCCAGACAGAACACTGGCTCGCCGTCGTGCCGTACTGGGCCAGCTGGCCGTTCGAGACGCTGCTGCTGCCGCGCTTCGAGGTAAAGCGCCTGGATGACCTGACGCGCGAACAGCGCGCCGACCTGGCTGTCGCCCTGAAAGCGCTGACCATCAAGTACGACAACCTGTTCCAGACGTCCTTCCCGTATTCGATGGGCTGGCACGGCGCTCCCTATGGTTCGGACGATACCCAGCCATGGCAGCTGCACGCCCACTTCTACCCGCCGCTGCTGCGCTCGGCATCGGTACGCAAGTTCATGGTCGGCTATGAAATGCTGGCCGAGGCGCAACGCGACCTGACGCCGGAACAGGCGGCGGCGCGCCTGCGCGAACTGCCGGATGTACACTATCTCCAGCGCCAGTAA
- a CDS encoding response regulator: MGNFSNEKRVLRRILIVDDNCDAAELLAELVRLSGYEVTVAFSGCVALQTVEAFHPDVVLLDIGMPGMDGYEVAQALRARPECATLRIIALTAWGDAAARARTAACGFNLHLTKPTQLPTLLGALEAA; encoded by the coding sequence ATGGGCAATTTCAGTAACGAAAAGAGGGTGCTGCGGCGCATCCTGATCGTCGACGACAACTGTGACGCGGCCGAACTGCTGGCCGAGCTGGTGCGATTGTCGGGATATGAGGTCACGGTAGCGTTCAGCGGCTGCGTGGCATTGCAGACTGTGGAAGCATTTCATCCGGACGTGGTGCTGCTCGACATCGGCATGCCCGGCATGGATGGCTACGAGGTCGCCCAGGCCCTGCGCGCCCGGCCGGAGTGCGCCACGCTGCGCATCATTGCGCTGACTGCCTGGGGCGATGCCGCTGCCAGGGCGCGCACCGCCGCCTGCGGTTTCAACTTGCATCTTACGAAGCCGACCCAGCTGCCCACGCTGCTCGGCGCGCTCGAAGCTGCCTGA
- the rnk gene encoding nucleoside diphosphate kinase regulator has translation MKPKIVVSSLDMDRLEALLDALPDAQARGQDALFEELSRAEVVEPAEMPPDVVTMNSRVRFIIDDTAEEFDMSLAYPKDIDGSAARLSILTPVGSALLGLKVGESIDWTRQDGATFTVTVRDLVYQPERAGELHR, from the coding sequence ATGAAACCGAAAATCGTCGTATCGTCGCTGGACATGGACCGACTGGAAGCACTGCTCGACGCGCTGCCGGATGCGCAGGCGCGCGGGCAGGACGCCCTGTTCGAAGAGCTGTCGCGGGCCGAGGTGGTGGAGCCGGCGGAGATGCCGCCAGACGTCGTGACCATGAATTCGCGCGTGCGCTTCATCATCGACGATACCGCCGAGGAATTCGACATGTCGCTGGCCTATCCGAAGGATATCGACGGCAGCGCCGCGAGGCTGTCGATCCTCACGCCCGTGGGCAGCGCGCTGCTGGGGCTGAAGGTCGGCGAAAGCATCGACTGGACCCGCCAGGATGGCGCCACCTTCACCGTCACGGTGCGCGACCTCGTTTACCAGCCGGAACGGGCTGGAGAGCTGCACCGATAG
- a CDS encoding DMT family transporter, which yields MPAASVSDTSSPFARPRTVLLVATLCCLLWGSSYPSIKTGYELLGIVQHDVPSKLIFAGYRFLIAGLCLVLLAIALRKPALKLTGAQLRQLTVLGLAQTGLQYVFFYIGLAYTTGVRASILNATTTFFSVLLAHFIYRNDRLSPRKAAGCLLGFAGVLAVNLGAGPLDIAFTLRGEGFIVIAAFVLSAASIYGKHVSGGMDAMVMTGWQLAIGGAALLAGGYASGGTVGNMTLAPAILLAYLALLSAAAFTLWSLLLKHNPVGTISMYAFLIPVFGAALSALFLHESILEWKNLAALALVCAGIWLVTRAPR from the coding sequence ATGCCTGCCGCCAGCGTTTCCGATACCAGCTCCCCCTTCGCCCGCCCGAGGACCGTGCTCCTGGTGGCCACGCTGTGCTGCCTGCTGTGGGGCAGTTCCTACCCGTCGATCAAGACGGGCTACGAGCTGCTGGGCATTGTCCAGCACGACGTGCCCTCAAAGCTGATCTTTGCCGGCTACCGCTTCCTCATTGCCGGCCTGTGCCTGGTGCTGCTCGCCATCGCGCTGCGCAAGCCGGCCCTGAAGCTGACCGGCGCCCAGCTGCGGCAGCTGACCGTGCTGGGCCTGGCCCAGACGGGCCTGCAATATGTGTTCTTCTACATCGGCCTTGCCTACACGACGGGCGTGCGCGCATCGATCCTGAATGCCACGACCACCTTCTTCAGCGTGCTGCTGGCGCATTTCATTTACCGGAACGACCGCCTGTCGCCGCGCAAGGCGGCAGGCTGCCTGCTGGGTTTCGCCGGCGTGCTGGCGGTCAACCTCGGTGCCGGCCCGCTGGACATCGCGTTCACGCTGCGGGGAGAAGGCTTCATCGTCATCGCCGCCTTTGTGCTGTCGGCCGCGTCGATCTATGGCAAGCACGTGTCGGGTGGCATGGATGCGATGGTCATGACGGGCTGGCAACTGGCCATCGGCGGCGCGGCGCTGCTGGCCGGCGGCTACGCGAGCGGCGGCACGGTGGGTAACATGACGCTGGCGCCCGCCATCCTGCTGGCTTACCTTGCGCTGCTGTCGGCCGCGGCCTTTACGCTGTGGAGCCTGCTGCTGAAGCACAATCCGGTCGGCACGATCAGCATGTATGCCTTCCTGATCCCCGTGTTCGGGGCAGCGCTGTCGGCGCTGTTCCTGCACGAGAGCATTCTCGAGTGGAAGAATCTTGCTGCACTGGCACTCGTGTGCGCCGGTATCTGGCTGGTGACGCGCGCGCCGAGATAA
- a CDS encoding sodium:solute symporter family transporter produces MNQLSTLDTLVFLFYFIVISGYGIWIYRRKKSTSGQASHDYFLAEGSLTWWAIGASLIASNISAEQFIGMSGSGFKIGMAIAVYELMAAATLIIVAVFFMPVYLKNRIYTMPQFLEQRYGKAVATTMALFWLGLYVVVNLTSILYLGALAISSVAGINVFACMIFLAVFAAVITLGGMKVIGYTDVIQVLCLVVGGLVTTWIALDLVAMLGGKSGSIAGASELFVRAGEHFDMVLDRGNPNYMDLPGLTTLIGGMWIVNLNYWGCNQYITQRALGADLKTARKGLLFAAFLKLLMPVIVVLPGIAAFALDKSGALGDSMRVGGELNPDRAYPTLLAMLPAGIKGIAFAALTAAVVASLAGKANSIATIFTLDIYKQHFNKTASEQKQVWVGRLTVMVSIAIAALIAPFLGIDKKGGFAFIQEYTGFVSPGILAMFLLGFFWKKTTHAAAMFATVGGLVLSIVLKFLPGMMDLSFLAPIGFAVDNGTGVYEIPFLDRMFIVFWVVVAGMVLISKTAAVSGEAKRMIVDTGMFRVERSFAIGSAIICALLIAVYAAWW; encoded by the coding sequence ATGAATCAACTTTCCACCCTGGACACGCTTGTCTTCTTGTTTTACTTCATCGTCATCTCCGGCTACGGCATCTGGATCTACCGCCGAAAAAAGAGCACTTCCGGCCAGGCATCGCATGACTACTTCCTGGCCGAAGGGTCGCTGACGTGGTGGGCCATCGGCGCCTCCCTGATCGCCTCCAACATCTCCGCCGAGCAGTTCATCGGCATGAGCGGTTCCGGCTTCAAAATCGGCATGGCGATCGCCGTGTATGAACTGATGGCCGCGGCCACGCTGATCATCGTGGCGGTGTTCTTCATGCCCGTGTACCTGAAGAACCGCATCTACACGATGCCCCAGTTCCTCGAACAGCGCTACGGCAAGGCCGTGGCCACGACGATGGCGCTGTTCTGGCTCGGCCTGTACGTGGTGGTCAACCTGACGTCGATCCTGTACCTGGGCGCGTTGGCCATTTCCAGTGTCGCCGGCATCAACGTCTTCGCCTGCATGATCTTCCTGGCCGTGTTCGCCGCTGTCATCACGCTGGGCGGCATGAAGGTGATCGGCTACACGGACGTGATCCAGGTGCTGTGCCTCGTCGTCGGCGGCCTCGTCACCACGTGGATCGCGCTGGACCTCGTTGCCATGCTGGGTGGCAAGAGCGGTTCCATCGCGGGTGCCAGCGAGCTGTTCGTGCGCGCCGGCGAGCACTTCGACATGGTGCTCGACCGCGGCAACCCGAACTACATGGATTTGCCGGGCCTCACCACGCTGATCGGCGGCATGTGGATCGTCAACCTGAACTACTGGGGCTGCAACCAGTACATCACGCAGCGCGCGCTGGGCGCGGACCTGAAGACGGCCCGCAAAGGCCTGCTGTTTGCCGCGTTCCTGAAACTGCTGATGCCCGTCATCGTGGTGCTGCCAGGCATTGCCGCCTTCGCGCTGGACAAGTCCGGCGCGCTGGGCGACTCGATGCGCGTGGGCGGTGAACTGAACCCGGACCGCGCCTACCCGACGCTGCTGGCCATGCTGCCGGCCGGTATCAAGGGCATTGCGTTCGCCGCACTGACCGCCGCCGTCGTCGCGTCGCTGGCCGGCAAGGCCAACAGTATCGCCACCATCTTCACGCTGGACATCTACAAGCAGCACTTCAACAAGACCGCCAGCGAACAGAAGCAGGTATGGGTCGGCCGCCTGACCGTGATGGTCTCCATCGCGATCGCCGCGCTGATCGCGCCGTTCCTGGGCATCGACAAGAAGGGTGGCTTCGCCTTCATCCAGGAATACACGGGCTTCGTGTCGCCGGGCATCCTGGCCATGTTCCTGCTGGGCTTCTTCTGGAAGAAGACCACGCACGCGGCGGCCATGTTCGCCACAGTGGGCGGCCTGGTGCTGTCGATCGTGCTGAAGTTCCTGCCGGGCATGATGGACCTGTCGTTCCTGGCGCCGATCGGCTTTGCCGTCGACAACGGCACGGGCGTCTACGAGATCCCGTTCCTGGACCGCATGTTCATCGTGTTCTGGGTCGTCGTCGCCGGCATGGTGCTGATCAGCAAGACCGCGGCCGTCTCGGGCGAGGCCAAGCGCATGATCGTCGATACCGGCATGTTCCGCGTGGAGCGCAGCTTCGCGATCGGCTCGGCCATCATCTGCGCACTGTTGATCGCCGTCTACGCGGCCTGGTGGTAA
- the galK gene encoding galactokinase — MSETLINHTRTAFENKFGAAPDVVVQAPGRVNLIGEHTDYNDGFVLPAAIDYSTVIAARRRDDRIVHIVAADYAGAEDQFSLDAPIERRDEPMWANYVRGVIIDMIEQGLPLQGFDMVVSGDVPQGAGLSSSASLTVAIGRLFATLPGFEKVTPIDIALAAQRAENNFVGTKCGNMDQIISASGIAGHALMIDCRSLETQPVPIPAGAAIMIFNSNVQRGLVDSEYNTRRKQCEAAASHFGVKALRDVDQAMLDARGGELDAMTLKRARHIVSENARVLAANEALGKGDLSRMGELMAASHASMRDDFEITVPLIDQLVDIVKNVIGTEGGVRMTGGGFGGCVVALVPEAQVAPVRAAVEKEYPGPNGQGATIYVCKASPGAGVVPA, encoded by the coding sequence ATGAGCGAAACGCTGATTAACCATACCCGCACCGCCTTTGAAAACAAGTTCGGCGCCGCGCCCGACGTCGTCGTGCAGGCCCCCGGCCGCGTCAACCTGATCGGCGAGCACACCGACTACAACGACGGTTTCGTGCTGCCTGCCGCGATCGACTACAGCACGGTGATCGCCGCGCGCCGCCGCGATGACCGCATCGTGCACATCGTGGCCGCCGACTACGCGGGCGCCGAAGACCAGTTCTCGCTGGATGCACCGATCGAGCGCCGCGACGAGCCGATGTGGGCCAACTACGTGCGCGGCGTGATCATCGACATGATCGAGCAGGGCCTGCCGCTGCAGGGCTTCGACATGGTGGTATCGGGCGACGTGCCGCAAGGCGCGGGCCTGTCGTCGTCGGCGTCGCTGACGGTGGCCATCGGCCGCCTGTTCGCCACGCTGCCGGGCTTTGAAAAAGTGACGCCGATCGACATCGCACTGGCAGCGCAGCGCGCCGAGAACAACTTCGTCGGCACCAAGTGCGGCAACATGGACCAGATCATCTCGGCCTCAGGCATCGCCGGCCACGCGCTGATGATCGACTGCCGCTCGCTGGAAACCCAGCCGGTGCCGATCCCGGCCGGCGCGGCGATCATGATCTTTAATTCGAACGTGCAGCGCGGCCTGGTGGACAGCGAATACAACACGCGCCGCAAGCAGTGCGAAGCCGCGGCAAGCCACTTCGGCGTGAAGGCCCTGCGCGACGTCGACCAGGCGATGCTCGATGCCCGTGGCGGTGAACTCGACGCCATGACCCTCAAGCGCGCGCGCCACATCGTTTCCGAGAATGCCCGCGTGCTGGCCGCCAACGAAGCACTGGGCAAGGGCGACCTGTCGCGCATGGGCGAGCTGATGGCCGCGTCGCACGCATCGATGCGCGATGATTTCGAAATCACCGTGCCGTTGATCGACCAGCTGGTGGACATCGTCAAGAACGTCATCGGCACCGAAGGCGGCGTGCGCATGACCGGTGGCGGCTTCGGTGGCTGCGTCGTGGCGCTGGTGCCGGAAGCGCAGGTGGCGCCCGTGCGCGCCGCCGTCGAGAAGGAGTATCCGGGCCCGAACGGGCAGGGTGCGACGATTTATGTTTGCAAGGCTTCGCCGGGTGCCGGGGTGGTGCCAGCCTGA
- a CDS encoding glycosyl hydrolase 115 family protein, with translation MTRQRNCLALSISFLFGCTVHAADFDIKNATVLAEDHATMRIAADLLRRDLLAVGGGDTKPASKLADCREVCIVVGRHDSPLLRDIAKAEGLDFSALAGKWEQYERIGIASRTKPGTRLLLIAGSDVRGAVFGAVDVTRELGVSAWEWWADVKPKVTGHVAVRGERIVSAAPSVRYRGIFLNDEDWGLQPWAAQTFDPAKDIGPATYARIFELLWRLKANLIWPAMHDSTKPFYQVPGNAQAAKDYAIVVGTSHAEPMMRNNVREWKKSDGPFNFFTNRDAITRYWQRRVNETTGADAMYTMGIRGVHDSAMEGADTIDAARAGVTDAIAVQRKLLADAWRKPLPHIAQALTLYKEVLDIYNSGLQVPDDITLVWPDDNYGYLHQLGNPKEAARGGGNGLYYHISYWGRPHDYLWLATTAPGLIRDQLQRAVATRTDRVWVVNVGDIKPAEYLTQYFLDAAFDRRQLDRPAADHMQAWFAEQFGAGHAPAIAGIMREYYALAWERKPEYMGFSQTEPTTPTRQTDYMAAGGEEAEQRLARYEALDLRAQAIGAALPADRQDAFFQLVQYPVRASANLNARILRLDLAAQYARMGRPSAQYHAGQARNAQDAIAADTAHYNALAGGKWRGMMDAAPRRLPVFLEPVFPAYGVPSRKDCDVAYPSPLSAQGGALWFTRGVPETKMLTVIQYAAAPLRWTADQVPAGLRLSTADGALDATNGYEQRIAVTYDGKGDTNGLRIGCGDRRLGVRVQVAPGAAVATEHERIITLPAATAGASAGWAPVDIGSLGTAQRADLALPSRDDPAGAPALSFAFHSHTKAESRLRIVAVPVHALTSGNKLRIAVSLDDAAPVTLDFGTVGRSDEWKRNVLSNTAVRTLPLPALAPGAHTLRVHALDPGFVLDRIEVVFDGAPAWYGVAPGARKYD, from the coding sequence ATGACCCGCCAACGAAACTGCCTTGCACTGAGCATCTCCTTCCTGTTCGGCTGCACCGTCCACGCCGCCGATTTCGACATCAAGAACGCCACCGTGCTCGCGGAAGACCACGCAACGATGCGCATCGCCGCCGACTTGCTGCGGCGCGACCTGCTGGCGGTGGGCGGCGGGGATACGAAGCCGGCCAGCAAGCTCGCCGACTGCCGCGAGGTGTGCATTGTCGTCGGCCGGCACGATTCGCCGCTGCTGCGCGACATCGCGAAAGCCGAGGGCCTCGATTTTTCGGCACTGGCCGGCAAGTGGGAACAATACGAGCGCATCGGCATCGCGTCGCGCACGAAACCCGGCACGCGGCTGCTGCTCATCGCCGGATCGGACGTGCGCGGCGCAGTGTTCGGCGCGGTCGACGTGACGCGCGAACTGGGCGTCTCGGCCTGGGAATGGTGGGCGGACGTGAAGCCGAAGGTAACCGGCCATGTCGCCGTGCGCGGCGAAAGGATCGTGTCGGCGGCACCGTCTGTGCGCTACCGCGGCATCTTCCTGAACGACGAGGACTGGGGCCTGCAGCCATGGGCCGCGCAAACGTTCGACCCGGCGAAGGATATCGGCCCGGCCACGTATGCGCGCATCTTCGAACTGCTGTGGCGCCTGAAGGCCAACCTGATCTGGCCGGCGATGCACGATTCGACGAAACCGTTCTACCAGGTGCCGGGCAACGCGCAGGCGGCAAAGGATTACGCGATCGTCGTCGGCACGTCGCACGCCGAGCCGATGATGCGCAACAACGTGCGCGAATGGAAAAAGAGCGACGGCCCGTTCAACTTCTTCACCAACCGTGACGCGATCACCCGCTACTGGCAGCGGCGCGTCAATGAAACGACTGGGGCCGATGCGATGTACACGATGGGCATTCGCGGCGTGCACGATTCGGCCATGGAAGGTGCCGACACGATCGACGCGGCACGCGCCGGCGTGACGGACGCGATTGCAGTGCAGCGCAAGCTGCTGGCGGATGCGTGGCGCAAGCCATTGCCGCACATCGCGCAGGCGCTGACGTTGTACAAGGAGGTGCTCGACATCTACAACAGCGGCCTGCAGGTGCCGGACGACATCACGCTGGTCTGGCCGGACGATAACTATGGCTACCTGCACCAGCTGGGCAACCCGAAGGAAGCGGCACGCGGCGGCGGCAACGGCCTGTACTACCACATCTCCTACTGGGGCCGGCCGCACGATTACCTGTGGCTGGCCACCACGGCGCCGGGCCTGATCCGCGACCAGTTGCAGCGCGCCGTGGCCACCAGGACCGACCGCGTGTGGGTGGTCAACGTGGGCGACATCAAACCGGCCGAATACCTGACCCAGTACTTCCTCGACGCGGCCTTCGACAGGCGTCAGCTCGACCGCCCCGCCGCCGACCACATGCAGGCGTGGTTCGCGGAACAGTTCGGCGCGGGCCATGCGCCCGCCATCGCCGGCATCATGCGCGAGTACTATGCGCTGGCGTGGGAGCGCAAGCCGGAGTACATGGGCTTTTCGCAGACCGAACCGACGACGCCGACGCGCCAGACGGACTACATGGCCGCCGGCGGCGAGGAAGCGGAGCAGCGCCTTGCGCGCTACGAGGCGCTCGACCTGCGCGCCCAGGCCATCGGCGCGGCACTGCCGGCCGACCGCCAGGACGCGTTCTTCCAGCTCGTGCAGTATCCGGTGCGCGCCAGCGCGAACCTGAATGCGCGCATCCTGAGGCTGGACCTGGCCGCGCAGTATGCGCGCATGGGCCGGCCATCGGCCCAGTATCATGCAGGACAGGCCAGGAACGCGCAGGACGCGATCGCCGCCGACACCGCGCACTACAACGCGCTGGCCGGCGGCAAATGGCGCGGCATGATGGATGCGGCGCCGCGCCGCTTGCCCGTGTTCCTCGAACCCGTGTTTCCGGCATATGGCGTACCGTCCCGCAAGGATTGCGACGTGGCGTACCCCTCCCCGCTCTCGGCGCAGGGCGGCGCGCTGTGGTTTACACGTGGCGTGCCCGAAACAAAGATGCTGACCGTGATCCAGTACGCCGCCGCGCCGCTGCGCTGGACGGCGGACCAGGTGCCGGCCGGCCTGCGGCTATCGACTGCCGATGGCGCGCTCGACGCCACGAACGGCTACGAGCAGCGCATCGCCGTCACCTACGACGGCAAGGGCGACACGAACGGCCTGCGGATCGGCTGCGGCGACAGGCGCCTCGGCGTGCGGGTGCAGGTGGCGCCCGGCGCTGCGGTTGCGACCGAGCACGAGAGGATCATCACGCTGCCCGCCGCCACCGCTGGCGCCAGCGCTGGCTGGGCGCCGGTCGACATCGGCAGCCTCGGCACCGCGCAACGGGCCGATCTCGCGCTGCCGTCGCGCGACGATCCGGCCGGCGCCCCGGCGCTGTCATTCGCCTTCCACAGCCACACGAAGGCCGAGTCGCGGCTGCGGATCGTGGCCGTGCCCGTGCATGCGCTCACTTCAGGCAACAAGCTGCGCATCGCCGTATCGCTCGATGATGCCGCGCCGGTAACGCTGGATTTCGGCACTGTCGGCCGCAGCGACGAGTGGAAACGGAACGTGTTGTCCAACACCGCCGTGCGCACGCTGCCGCTGCCGGCCCTGGCGCCGGGAGCGCACACGCTGCGCGTGCATGCGCTCGATCCGGGCTTCGTGCTGGACCGGATCGAGGTGGTGTTCGATGGCGCGCCCGCGTGGTACGGGGTCGCGCCCGGCGCGCGAAAGTACGACTGA